CGGCCGCCGCAGCGAGCGCCGGCGGGAGCGGGATCGGCGCGGCTCGGTTCGGTTCGGCACCGCTCGGCACGGTACCGCGCGGCTCGGCTCAGCTCGGGTCGGCACCCCTCGGCTCGGCACCCCGCGGGCTCGGCACTCCGCTCCAGCTCCCGCACGCCATGCCCAGCCCATCCGCGGCGCCACCGGCTCGGAGCTCCTGAGCGGGCTGCGTTGGTGTGGGCGCGGGGGACCGCGGCTCCGGTGCCCGCagccgcccgccgccgccggggcAGCCCGGCGGACGCTGCCCGCATGAGGGCGGCGGGCCCCTgaggcgggcgggcgggcggccaGCCGCCGTCGGGGCGCGGCGCGGCGGGGGAGGCGGCGATGGGGGCTCTCCCGGCGCTGCTCGGGGCCGCCTTGCTGTGGGCCGGCGCCGGAGCCCTCGTCAACCTCAAGTACTCGGTGGAGGAGGAGCAGCGGGCCGGCACGGTGATAGCCAACGTCGCCAAGGACGCCCGGGACGCCGGTTTCGTGCTGGACCCTCGGCAGCCCGCTGCCTTCCGGGTGGTCTCCAACTCAGCCCCCCACCTGGTGGATATCAGCCCCGGGTCGGGGCTGCTGGTGACCAAGCAGAAGATTGACCGGGACCTGCTGTGCCGGCAGAGCCCCAAGTGCGTCATCTCGCTGGAGGTGATGTCCAGCTCCATGGAGATCTGTGTGATCAAGCTGGAGATCAAGGACCTCAATGACAATGCACCCAGCTTCCCCACGGACCAAATTGAGCTGGAGATCTCGGAGACGGCCAGTCCCGGCACCCGGGTGCCACTGGAGAGTGCCTATGACCCAGACTCGGGCAGCTTTGGTGTGCAGAGCTATGAGATCACCCCGAATGACCTCTTTGGGCTGGAGACCAAGACCCGGGGCGATGGGTCCCGCTTTGCTGAGCTGGTGGTGGAGAAGAGCCTGGATCGTGAGACCCAGTCCCATTACAGCTACGTGATCACTGCGCTGGACGGCGGTGACCCACCCAACTTTGGCACAGTGGAGCTCAGCATCCGCGTCATCGACTCCAATGACAACAACCCCCTCTTCGAGGAGCCGGCCTACACCGTCAGCGTGCCTGAAAATGCCCCGCCGGGTACTCCGGTCATCCGCCTCAACGCCTCTGACCCAGACGAGGGCACCAATGGCCAGGTCCTTTACTCTTTCCACAGCTACGTTTCAGAACGGGCCCGGGACCTCTTCCAAATTGACCCCCAGAGCGGCCTGATCACGGTGAGTGGTGCCATTGATTACGAGGAGGGTCACGTCTATGAACTGGATGTGCAGGCCAAGGACTTGGGGCCTAACTCCATCCCTGCCCATTGCAAAGTGACCATCAGTGTCCAAGATGCCAATGACAACCCACCTCTCATCAACCTGCTCTCCGTCAACAGCGAGTTGGTGGAGGTGAGCGAGAACGCCCCACCAGGGTACGTCATCGCCCTGGTGCGGGTGTCAGACCGTGACTCGGGGGCCAATGGGCGGGTGCAGTGCAAGCTCCTGGGCAACGTGCCTTTCCGGCTCCAGGAGTATGAGAGCTTCTCCACCATCCTTGTGGATGGCCGTCTGGACCGGGAGCAGAGGGACCAGTACAACCTCACCATCCAGGCCAAAGACAATGGTGTCCCCTCCTTACAGGCCACCAAGTCCTTCACTGTCAAGATCACCGATGAGAATGACAACCATCCACACTTCTCCAAGCCCTATTACCAGGTCATTGTGCAGGAGAACAACACCCCGGGGGCCTACCTCCTCTCAGTCTCAGCCAGGGACCCTGACCTGGGCCTCAATGGCAGTGTCTCCTACCAGATTGTGCCCTCCCAAGTCAGGGACATGCCTGTCTTCACCTATGTCTCCATCAACCCCAACTCTGGAGATATCTATGCTTTGAGGTCCTTCAATCATGAACAGACAAAGTCCTTTGAGTTCAAGGTCTTGGCAAAAGATGGGGGTAACCCCTCTCTCCAGAGCAATGCCACCGTCAGGGTGATTGTCCTGGACGTCAATGACAACACTCCTGTGATCACAGCCCCACCACTGGTCAATGGGACCGCGGAGGTGTACATCCCCAGGAATGCGGGGGTTGGCTACTTGGTGACAGTGGTCAAGGCAGACGACTATGATGAGGGTGAAAATGGCAGACTATCCTATGAAATGGTGGAAGGAGacagaggtttttttgagatAGACCAGGTCAATGGAGAGATAAGGACCACCAGAGCCTTTGGGGAGAACGCAAAGACAGCCTATGAGCTGATCGTGGTGGCTCATGACCATGGAAAAacatctctctcagcctctgcCTTGATTTTGATATACctgtctccagccctggatGCCCAGGAGTCCATAGGATCTGTTAACCTCTCCCTCATTTTCATTATTGCCCTGGGGTCTATCGCAGCCATTCTTTTTGTCACCATGATCTTTGTGGCAGTCAAGTGCAAAAGGGATAACAAGGAAATCAGGACCTACAACTGCAGGTAAAGACATCTTTGTTTGTGTGCacctgccagggctgctccagtgGTTCTTTTCACAGTTACTTTTCCATTTGCTGCTGTATGCTTGGgaaggggtgtgtgtgtgtgtgtgtggtggtggCGGTTTATATTTGCATTAGGAGCAACAGTGAGGTTCCTGTCCCTCTAAGGAAATTTCCTGTGaagctttaaacaaaaaaaaaacccttctctgGGAGGCGAGCAGAAATCCCTGCCGAGTAAGGAATCGACTTAATTGTGCGGCTTGACAATCTGTTGCAGCATCCCTGATTTTCTGCGCTCCCTCGCAGGGAACAGTTTGGAAGCGGCGTGTCTGGTTCCCCTGGGCAAATCCCCCCGTGGTTCCCGTGGGCACAGCCCCTCCTGGTTCCCGTGGGCACAGCTCCCCGGGGGGAAGGGggcacagctccccagcccaCCGCAGCAGCCCCGCAGCAGACGGGGCGAGCGGCCCCCGTGGCATCCCGCATCCCTCAGCCCTCGCTCGCCGTTCAAAAGGGCTATTGTGTACCCGCTGCGGCTCCTGGCCACGGCTGGCCACGGGGCCAACTGGAGAAAATAGTGGCCAAAATCACCCCGTTCCCCCCGGGGTGCTGGTCCAGCAGGCGGTTGGGCTGGGAGCGATGGGGGTGAGGGAGGATTTTTCGCAGCTCTGCGTTATTTGCCCTCGGCTGGGTGCGTGCTACCCGCGTCCAAAATGCCGGAGGGGGAGGTCAGCCCCGCGCCCCCGGAGCTGCTGAAAGGCTGATAGGGGAAATCCAGTCCCCTGAATATGTAACAGCCCGGCGATTATTGTCTCTCTTTTACTATTCTCTGTGTTACACAAGTTAGGAGACAAATGCTAACCACACATGAATATCAATCAGATGCCATAAAAGAGCAGCTGCAATGCCTCATAAATGGTTTAATCCTGTTACTAGTGAAATAGCCATGACTTCTCCATTCCTTCGGCACCGAGTCGTTTcagaggggagggatggaaattaattttgctctACCTTGGAAACGCACGCTGGCCCCCGGCAATTCTGCGGCGCGGGGGGATGTGCCGTCTTTAAAGTTGTATTTACGCAGGAATAATGCCAGCGAGTTCGGGTTTTATGCCCCTTTTTTCACAGCGCAAAGTGCGTTCCTAAGAAGCCCTTTTGCTCGATGGGGGAAAAATCGTCTGCAAATAAAGGTCGGTCTGTGCTGTATTATGGGATGTCTAGCTTCAAGTGAAAGCTCATATACCAGATTTCTTGCCAGCTCGGCCCATTAAATGAGAATAGGACCTGAATGGATAAAAATCGCGTTGTGGCGGTGCCCCCAACAGCTTCACACATATGTATAAGCCCTGGGTTTATTGTGATGGCCTAGGGATTAATGAAGTGCAGTTTAATTAAATAATTGGTCAATAGAGAAAGGACAGCAAAATGAATGCCTGCAGGAAATAATTGGGCTCTTGCATTGCCAAACTTAAACATTTAGGTAAACAAAACAATTAAAGCTTCATCAAGCATTGTTAGACGAGTCAGCAGCATATAGATGGTTGGCACAACAGAAATCCCTGCCTTCCCCTGATTTATGTGCACGCTCAGGGGGATGCACGGGCTGTTGTCAGCATGCATCTGAGCAGAAGTCAGCTGCAGAGGTAAAGAAGCACCAGGTAGGCTCAGCAGCGGCCGTGACCATGGGGCAccctctccctctgctgggTTGTGTGTCTCTGGGCTTTGCAGTGCCTTATTTCAGAGGTTCTTCATGACAGGTGCTAGGGAGTCTTCATAAAATGCCTTAATTTATGAGGAACATAAGGCTGTATGAGAGCTGTTCGACTGGTGGCATTTTGATGCTCAGGCAATTAGCTTTTTAGAACAAGAATATTTCTCCAATATTTGCCTTTCTAGATAAACTACTATTAATTCAACACATTACTCCTGTTATTTCCATtgtatttttgatttttaatttttttttaatgctgttatCATAAGAAGAAGAAGAGCAAAGTCTTGACATTCAAATGTGTGTGTCTGACCGTGGGTCAGCATTTCATGTGCTTCCCTGGGAAATACTGAGCTGGGCACTGATCTGCACGTACCAGCTCATCTGGCTGGGGCTGTGTTGCTTACTATGGAGAGAAGGAGCCACAGTCACTCTGAGCCAAGCATACCCAGTTAATGCAAGGTGCATTACTGTCATTATTTGCTCAGGGGCTGTTTTatggtaacttttttttcctctggtgtttTGCAAAAGGCAAAGAGGGCACTTTCATCAGTTGATTCTTTTGGCaggtgggaagaaaaaaaggaacgaaaggcagtgaaaaataagcttgcagtaaaaaaaaaaaggtcaaaaaggatcatttttctttgcaaaacacAGTTGTTGTTCTCCGATTTCCAGAAGATGAAGGCATTTCCCAGCAAAAGGGAGTGTGTGTGTCAGGGGGCGAGGGAGGAATAGGATGCGGTTGGAGAAAAGATTTCAAGTTATCAGGTATTATCAGGAGATAGTCAAGACTCCAGTAATTTGGATAACACATTAATAAACAAACAGCCTTTGGAGTGTGAGAGAATAGAGCCTGCCAGCTAGGACTGCTTCTGGGTCTGCTTTATTTACTGCTATGGAAAatgaactgagaaaaaaatctgctgttcattttgaattttcattACAAGGACCAAattaaatcacttttaaaatccTTATTATGCATGGAAATGAATGCATGTACCCTTTTCAAGCCATGGAATTTAACATctcaatttttctcttctgcaggctggaCTTTACTCCTAGTAACTAAATATCAGCAATTACAAATGCTAGAAAAAAACATAGgctttcttccttcccattATTTTTCGTATTTGACCTGAAAGCATTATACATATGAAAATTAGCTAATGACTGTCGTGCCACCAGACCCAAAACATGACGTAATGTGCATGACTAAGAATCCTAAATGGAGATGGGGCCAAGCCCTCTGGGTTCCTGCATGTGTATTTAGCGGGGCAGGGTTCAGGATGCTCTcagctgtttcattttccttctgtccCCCAGAATCGCCGAATACTCCTATGGGCATCAGAAGAAATCaagcaagaagaagaaaatcagcaaaaacGATATTCGCCTGGTACCGCGGGACGTGGAAGAGACGGATAAAATGAACGTTGTGAGCTGCTCCTCCCTCACTTCATCCCTCAACTACTTCGACTACCACCAGCAGACCCTGCCGCTGGGCTGCCGCCGCTCCGAAAGCACCTTCCTCAACGTGGAGAGCCAGAACAACAGGAACGCCGGCTCCAACCACATTTACCATCACACCTTCACGGGGCAGAGCCCCCAGCAGCCTGACCTCATCATCAACGGGATGCCACTGCCCGAGGTGAGTGTGGATTTCCTGATGGGTTTGCACCTGGACCATGTGTGGCGTGAGCGCTGGTGAAACGGGGTGTAGAGCAAACAGGCAGGGGTGGCTTCGATGTGTTGGACATCCCAGAGTGAGGGGGTGATGGAGGACAGGCAAAGAGGAGCGGTGGGCACCCACCTTGTGGCTTCTGGGGAACATGTGGTTGTGGGTGGGTGCTTCACTCCCCCCTCAGAGACCCTCAGAAATGCCCAGGTGGGGCTGCTGGTGTGGGTGGGTCAGGCCAGGCTGCCTCGGGGAAGTTGGAAGTTGCTTTGCCTGGTGGGTTTTGAGTAATGGTCAAGGGAGGAGACACTTGCCTGTGcaggagatttttaaaaggtcaTCACAAGGGGTGTTGGTGGCTGTTGCTCTGGAGGCAGGGGCTTGTGCTGGGGTACCACAGTGTGACCATCTGCACACCTAGCCTGGGACTGTCCCCTTGCCACGTTGGACAGACGTGCTGGCTTCGACACACCCTGTCCTCATCAAGCTCTTCTAATTCATCGGCTTTCCTGTACATCACAGGCATCATTTAATGTTGCTTGTTTGTCTCTCTTTGAATTATTGTTTGGTATTAAGCAAAACAATCAAAGGTTTGTCATGTTTCCTGCTTTGAACAGAAtaacaaagctgaaaaagcagctaaaatatttatggcttgctctgttttgctttcGGTGTGCTGGTGTAAATGCAAAATAGTGCTGCTGGAGACAGTGGAGCTGCTTTAGATTTATACTTGCTCTGTGGAGAGCGGAGCCTGGCCCTCTATGACCTACCTGAGAGGTCACAGACTGGTTCTGGCCCAGTTTTGGGGTGTTCCCAGCCCAAATGCTGATCACTCAAAGCAGAGGCACGGCTTTTAATGACCGGCTGGTCAAAAGGAGGTTGTTGGGACCTCTGTGACAGATCACAGACACTTGGCCTTCTTCTGGCCAGACTGTGTTTCCAGCCTCTCTTGCTCTTGGCGTGCAGGCTCCTCACCCTACAGTGTTGCCTTCTCAAGGTAACCTGCTGAGATGCTGCAAAGGAGGCAGCTAGTGCCGGGGTGAACCAGCAGAGCCCAGTATACAGTTGcctgggctgtggggctgggagcccACCTGCCTTTGGGAGGGAATGGTGGGAGAGACCCAGCTCTGGTCCAGAGAGTTAAGTCTTGATTTAAATTTTGTTACCAGTATAAAAGCTGTAATAGGGTTTCTTACCAATAATTGAATGGAAGTAACCTGGATATAAGCACTCATATTTTGCTTGCATGTATCCAGAGCTgagcttcctctgctcctcccaaatgccctgagggggagaggcagggacTTTGCATCCGAGTCTGAGTCAGAGCAGTCTGGGATAAAGCTGTCTCTGGTAAATAaggcagaaaagctgctgccaAAATCACCTGCTCCTTGCACTGTGCCTGGCCAGGCTGAGGGCAGGAAACACCACCCATCATGTGTTGGGGTCCCCCTGTTGATGCTCTGATTTGTCTGGTCTCTTTGCTGAGTACCGTCTGGGGCTCAGGGTGCCCAGCTTCCTGGGGGACACATCCCAAAGTTGGTGGTGACTGTTGCTGTAGGGATTCTGAGGACAGCAGTCCCTGAGGAGTGGTGTCCTTTGGAGAGGGGTCTCGAGCACGTTTCTGGCTGGTGCTTTGCTACGAGCACCCTGTCAGCCTGTGATTCACTGCCACAGACAAAATTCAATCATAAAATCCATCACAAGTCGGCATTAGGCAGAAGTGCATGCCGGCAGCGGGAGGtctgtggtgctggggaggagggaaggaccATCAGGAGCATCATAACTCAGCTGATCAAGTTAACAGGCAGCTGTGGGCAGAGGCAGTGCTGCCCAtgttcctcctgctctccaaaGAACCCCTGGGGTGAAAGACCTCTTGTGGCTTCTCCCTGTGGTTCCAGCTGACCCCGCTGCCCCATCGCTCCTGCAGGTGGGATGTGCTGCAAAGAGCTGGTACCTGTGCCTGGAGAGTAATGAGTTCCTCTTGTAATGAGTTCCGTGGAGTGTCAGAATGTGTCCTCTAGAAGCCCACGCAGTGGGATCTGCTGACTCCCTGGGGATGCTTTTGGACAAAAGGGCAGGGCCAGGGCACGGGGAGGAGAAATCACAACTGGAAGCTGCTTGGAGGTTTGGCTTAGGGTGGGAACTTGAATGTTTTTTGGCAGAGTGTCAGCGTTATGCCTCTAGCTGTTGCAAGGCACGTTATCTTGCTGGTGGTGTAGGCTCTGATGGCTCCTAAATATTCAGGTGAGTCCTGAGGATGAGAAGGTTCCGTAGTGGATAGAGTGACAGCTCCGTCCTGGCACAGAGGATGACATGGAAACTCCACAACAGATGCTTCCACAGGGGAGCATTGCAGCCTTGTGCCCACTGTAGCCCAACACAGCCTTAGCAGGCGTCACAGTGTAATGAGATGTGTATGAAGTGTGCTATTGGTACATCTCCAGGTGATGATGATGTTTTAATACATGCAGTTCCTGCCCGGAGTTTCCAGAGCCAATCCATTCCCTGCAGTacatccagagggactttgCCTGGGCTGGTTTGAAATAACCTCCAGCAACAAGGCCGATGGAGTTTCCCCTGGGAGCCTTTAGGATGTGTCAGCACTGGGGAGATATTGCTGCTGCTCCACCTAGGAGTGACTTTTCCTGATGGGAAGGCAAAGCATCGGTtgataaaagataaaataaggAGGTAAATGTGTTGCTGGCAGTGTCACTTAGCATAGGATGGTTGTGTCTGGGTGtaagcagctgcctctgcagacCCGTGCTGTCTTGGCAGGGTGGGTTTGCAGTGTAGCTGGTCTTTAATGTGAGGCTCATTCACTTCAGCAGTCAGAAACCTTGAAATAAAAGTCCCCAGGGATGTGTTGCTTGTGGAGCTTCAGGAAATGTTTcttcctgagctgcagcagtggtggcaggTCTTGGGGCTGGCCGTGCCGTGCTGGCACTGGTTGGGTTCATTGGTGCTCCCCACTTTTCCCTGCTGATCCAGAAATGTTTAAACAGAAGTGTCTGCCGGGGCTGCACCTCTGTGGCTGGAAAAGAAGTTTGAGACAACCCttgaaaagcttttcccttCAGGTGGGGGCCAGGTTCGGCTGCTGACTCTGCTTGTGCCACGTTAGGGCTTCCAAGAAGGTAGTGGGGGATGTCCTGGGAGGCTCTGGACTCACTGGGGGTCGGTGGTCCCTTAGGTCCCGGGGTACTGTTGAGGGACCCCTGCTCGTGGTGTTTAGCATCCCTGTGGTTGTAGGCAGCAATGGCAAAAAGTGTTTGTGAGCAGCTCTGGTGATTGTAGCTGACAGCAGGAGGCTTGGCCCCCTTCAGTGTTTTGACTTGTTTTGCAGGAGGGAGAGTGGGACATGTTGGAGCTGCAAGGGCATTGCCAGTCAGAGGCTTTGCTGATGCTGAGggctttcttttccccttcctgctgagctggaggagaaTTCAGCTTGGAAACCAAAAGGGCTTGTTGTCAAGTTTTGCATGTATATTACTGGATGTTGTACCGGGagattaaaaatcaaaattaatagGAGCCATTAGGCAGCTTCCTTGATAAAAATGCACGTTGCATTGGGGTGGTGTGGAAGCTGCTCTGAATTGCTGAAGTTTTTAGTATCCCTGGGACACAACTTGCATGTAGAGCAGCCACCCTTGGGTAACACACCTGGATTTTGACTttgtggtttaaaaataaaacaatgttCCTGTCATGGCTGCACCACAGTTTGACATCCAAAATCTGTGTTGCTTTGGGAAACGGTTTTGAAGCATCGTGTGCTGGCCCAGGACAGGGAGCATCCCCTGGGGCATGGCAGCTTGCTCTGCTCTTTGGTCTTATCCCAGAGCCACAGCGGTGGCCTGTCCCTGGTGTAGGAGAGGTGAGGAGGTGTGAAATGGGAGCCTTGTTTGGAAGGCTGGACATCCAAAGGTGGAATTGGCACAGACTGACTCTCTCTGTAGGGTTCTAGGATGGCTCCATCGTGCCAGTGGCAGGAAAGGGAAGCAACAGCACTGCTGTTACACCCTGAGCAGGGTGTGGATCACGTGTGGCCTTGCTCTGGTGCTCATATGGTAGGTCCTACTGCAGAAAGTCAAGGTGGAGCAGCCACTGATCCAGAAAGACTTGAGTACTCCAGGGACCCACatgcccagcagctcccagaccTGGCCCTGGACCTGGGGATCATGGCCATGGCAAGCCACTGCCTCCTGAGCTGGTGGCCATCATCAATAAGATGGGGAATTACTGGGTTTAGTGATAATCCGGGTCTAATCCCTCAACCTTGATACACTCCCACGTAATCCTCACTCACACTGATTTCGTTTGGACTCCTCTTGGTTGTGGGGATTATTTGAGCAAGCAACAGTTGCAGGATAAGGCCCTGGTGGTTTCAGATATGCTTTTTACTACCTGGAAAGCATTCTCCTAGCCATAGGAAATGGTTTTCTAAGCACAATAGAGCAATTTTCGTTTCAGGCAGCACTGGCAGTTTTTGCTCTGGCTATCTGGCCGTGTTAACTAAAGCACATTTCTACAACACacaaagatttttgttttgtaagaaATGAAATCAGCGTGGCTGTTCCTCTTTCTCTGTCATTTCTCTACTTGTCaattctttcttcccctccagcttatcctcctcttctctgctaGCCTTAAAAAGCCCCCAAAGTGTCTGTTATAATCACATTTTGTGTGTTACACAGAATGAATGTACTCACTTTAATATGCTGGGTTTGAGGAAATCAGTTTCTGTCTGGTATAACAGACAATTTGTTATAAACCATGCCATTTAGAAGTGAAGGGCCTTGCTTTAGTGTAACACTGGGGAAACGTCATGATACATAATTGGAAGGGATTTGACTTGCTTCTGAGTAATGCTGTGTAtagagcagggaggaaaaaagaaagaaaatggagataATTTCCAACCCGGAGAAAGTTTGCGGCTCCGTGACATGCCAGGCTGTTGAAATAAGGCTTATTTTCAGCAGAGATAATAATTAAAGCCTTATCAGCAGTGATGTTCGAGTAGTCGGGAGGCTGCCTTTGCAGCCAGCGTTGCCAGTCTTGTTTTCTCCTTGGGAGGTCACTGTAACTCAGCACTTTTTTGTGCCTTCCATGCACATGGTGATGGATAAGCACAGGGCACAGCTCCCAGTCGTGCCTCAGCCTTTATGGGCCTGGGCATCCCTCTCGGAGCTGTTATTCCCCCTCCTAGAGCTGCCTCTGGCTGTAGGCAGTGCCTGGtgtgccagccctggggaacaTCGCTGGTCCTGGCACGCTGCACACAGGGAACCAGAGCTGGTGGGGTGGGAGCCCTGAACATCCCCAGATGCACTCCCTGCTCCTTCTAAATCTTCCCCCAAATCACCAGTCTCTGCAAATTCTCCGGCTTAATGACTCCCAAAGTGTTTTGTGTATCGATGCACGTTCCCTGACCTCTCCGAGCACTGGGGCTGACATTATGGAAATCAGCTGCTTTTTATTCCATTCCGAGGTCAGCCTAACCAAATTATACATTTCCTGATGTAATCCCTCCAAGCTCTCCCTTTGGAAAAATTCGTTTGAATACTTCTTAGCAGAGATAAACACGCCAGCTCCCATTCACGTTTAACCATGTCTCTTGCTGATGGCTGCACTGTGTCTTGGGACAGTCCATGGTTCAACATATTTTGGCTTTTGGGTGGGCAATGCAGGGCTGTGATCCTGTACTGATACAGCTTTGGGTTTTCCAAGGGTTTTTCACCAAGGGTTTTTCACCAAGGGTTTTCCAGCCCACAGTGGGGTCTGGGCTGTGTGGAACCACAAGGTTTTGTGACAAGGATCTGTGGAGGAATTCGGGGCAGTTTGTGGTGGGTGGTGGCAGTACCAAGATGTATTTACAGTAAAAAACCTCCCCTTGGATGGAAAGACCGTTATATAAAGGTATCATGATTATGTCTTTATATATAACATTCTGGATATTAAACATCATATATTCTCCGTTATATATTATCTGATATATAATATACACAATATATTGCTAAGCATATTAAATGTGTACATAATTATTATGTATTTTACCCAGTTATTTAAATGAGTATGTAATATGCctatatataagtatataagtatatat
The Heliangelus exortis chromosome 14, bHelExo1.hap1, whole genome shotgun sequence DNA segment above includes these coding regions:
- the PCDH19 gene encoding protocadherin-19 isoform X2, with the protein product MGALPALLGAALLWAGAGALVNLKYSVEEEQRAGTVIANVAKDARDAGFVLDPRQPAAFRVVSNSAPHLVDISPGSGLLVTKQKIDRDLLCRQSPKCVISLEVMSSSMEICVIKLEIKDLNDNAPSFPTDQIELEISETASPGTRVPLESAYDPDSGSFGVQSYEITPNDLFGLETKTRGDGSRFAELVVEKSLDRETQSHYSYVITALDGGDPPNFGTVELSIRVIDSNDNNPLFEEPAYTVSVPENAPPGTPVIRLNASDPDEGTNGQVLYSFHSYVSERARDLFQIDPQSGLITVSGAIDYEEGHVYELDVQAKDLGPNSIPAHCKVTISVQDANDNPPLINLLSVNSELVEVSENAPPGYVIALVRVSDRDSGANGRVQCKLLGNVPFRLQEYESFSTILVDGRLDREQRDQYNLTIQAKDNGVPSLQATKSFTVKITDENDNHPHFSKPYYQVIVQENNTPGAYLLSVSARDPDLGLNGSVSYQIVPSQVRDMPVFTYVSINPNSGDIYALRSFNHEQTKSFEFKVLAKDGGNPSLQSNATVRVIVLDVNDNTPVITAPPLVNGTAEVYIPRNAGVGYLVTVVKADDYDEGENGRLSYEMVEGDRGFFEIDQVNGEIRTTRAFGENAKTAYELIVVAHDHGKTSLSASALILIYLSPALDAQESIGSVNLSLIFIIALGSIAAILFVTMIFVAVKCKRDNKEIRTYNCRIAEYSYGHQKKSSKKKKISKNDIRLVPRDVEETDKMNVVSCSSLTSSLNYFDYHQQTLPLGCRRSESTFLNVESQNNRNAGSNHIYHHTFTGQSPQQPDLIINGMPLPETENYSFDSNYVNSRAHLIKSSTFKDLEGNSLKDSGHEESDQTDSEHDVQRGLYCDTAVNDVLNTSVPSMGSQGPEQDQSEGFHCREECRILGHSDRCWMPRGAVPSRAKSPEHGRNVIALSIEATAVDAEPYADCSTKRTFATFGKEGAEPLAEERLANPKGKRTVEPAAGSPKVSGAVREAGNGCEAVSPVTSPLHLKSPLSGKPVAPYGAGHCAGNREREPFGNSGPSRPTEAEPRGADSESSGQEGNLLLQERREKDSPGARRLKDIVL
- the PCDH19 gene encoding protocadherin-19 isoform X1, which translates into the protein MGALPALLGAALLWAGAGALVNLKYSVEEEQRAGTVIANVAKDARDAGFVLDPRQPAAFRVVSNSAPHLVDISPGSGLLVTKQKIDRDLLCRQSPKCVISLEVMSSSMEICVIKLEIKDLNDNAPSFPTDQIELEISETASPGTRVPLESAYDPDSGSFGVQSYEITPNDLFGLETKTRGDGSRFAELVVEKSLDRETQSHYSYVITALDGGDPPNFGTVELSIRVIDSNDNNPLFEEPAYTVSVPENAPPGTPVIRLNASDPDEGTNGQVLYSFHSYVSERARDLFQIDPQSGLITVSGAIDYEEGHVYELDVQAKDLGPNSIPAHCKVTISVQDANDNPPLINLLSVNSELVEVSENAPPGYVIALVRVSDRDSGANGRVQCKLLGNVPFRLQEYESFSTILVDGRLDREQRDQYNLTIQAKDNGVPSLQATKSFTVKITDENDNHPHFSKPYYQVIVQENNTPGAYLLSVSARDPDLGLNGSVSYQIVPSQVRDMPVFTYVSINPNSGDIYALRSFNHEQTKSFEFKVLAKDGGNPSLQSNATVRVIVLDVNDNTPVITAPPLVNGTAEVYIPRNAGVGYLVTVVKADDYDEGENGRLSYEMVEGDRGFFEIDQVNGEIRTTRAFGENAKTAYELIVVAHDHGKTSLSASALILIYLSPALDAQESIGSVNLSLIFIIALGSIAAILFVTMIFVAVKCKRDNKEIRTYNCRIAEYSYGHQKKSSKKKKISKNDIRLVPRDVEETDKMNVVSCSSLTSSLNYFDYHQQTLPLGCRRSESTFLNVESQNNRNAGSNHIYHHTFTGQSPQQPDLIINGMPLPETENYSFDSNYVNSRAHLIKSSSTFKDLEGNSLKDSGHEESDQTDSEHDVQRGLYCDTAVNDVLNTSVPSMGSQGPEQDQSEGFHCREECRILGHSDRCWMPRGAVPSRAKSPEHGRNVIALSIEATAVDAEPYADCSTKRTFATFGKEGAEPLAEERLANPKGKRTVEPAAGSPKVSGAVREAGNGCEAVSPVTSPLHLKSPLSGKPVAPYGAGHCAGNREREPFGNSGPSRPTEAEPRGADSESSGQEGNLLLQERREKDSPGARRLKDIVL